The Cydia amplana chromosome 9, ilCydAmpl1.1, whole genome shotgun sequence genome includes a region encoding these proteins:
- the LOC134651004 gene encoding phosphatidylinositol N-acetylglucosaminyltransferase subunit Q, protein MLQRTIRIFLPAFLSNLKDTIYLKGYYSFSENTIVVYFVEYSYIEWKYSGNQEDVIYGFWNPTKKEKNLDILKNIIVFNNQSHTPIKTVTIHGRPIDFTNNCILMLYEYHNIKHTEIQFKSNEELMHLQNLIQKHRNQLEIYEESYEPFFVPPFWLSYSMVGQHVSNYLNLAHWFLISVWRNKKISIKQGNLILAVLVDILLGYLALQFVMINEKELSDMLMNMLENLVNSLYTLLKWLMGVPAGLKLNNAFNKMLGKYFSYHIQLWWLFLEVTGEKLEVILQLFHYIGYAGITFQAAIISDMLCIATFHSYCIYVYAARLFNIQVSGLIALLRLFVGRKYNPLRGGIDSCEYTNQELFVGTVAFTILLLLLPTTVMYYAVFTLFRLLSLVLQHVLAKLIYLMHTLSIYVVALWLTNSSKVAGNILLEVVSNEDSSPMILKLKLFKKSIHDLVKSFTPPVEVPKQIEWTNLF, encoded by the exons ATGTTACAAAGAACTATACGAATATTCCTTCCAGCATTTCTGTCGAATTTGAAAGATACCATTTATCTTAAAGGTTATTATAGTTTTTCGGAGAATACCATTGTAGTTTATTTTGTGGAATATTCTTACATAGAGTGGAAGTATAGTGGAAACCAGGAAGATGTTATTTATGGATTCTGGAACCCAACAAAAAAAGAGAAGAATCTGGATATTCttaaaaacattattgtttttaacAATCAAAGTCATACTCCAATAAAAACGGTAACAATACATGGACGCCCAATAGACTTTACAAACAACTGTATATTGATGCTGTATGAATACCATAATATTAAACACACGGAAATTCAGTTTAAATCAAATGAAGAGTTGATGCATCTACAAAATTTGATACAAAAACATAGGAATCAACTTGAAATCTATGAGGAATCATATGAGCCATTTTTTGTACCTCCCTTCTGGTTATCATACTCCATGGTTGGCCAGCATGTTAGTAATTACTTAAATTTGGCTCACTGGTTCCTGATAAGTGTATGGAGAAACAAGAAA ATATCTATAAAACAAGGCAATCTCATATTAGCGGTCCTTGTTGATATTCTTCTAGGGTATCTTGCCCTGCAATTTGTTATGATAAATGAAAAAGAACTTAGTGACATGTTGATGAATATGCTTGAG AACTTAGTCAACTCCTTGTACACATTATTAAAATGGTTGATGGGTGTTCCTGCGGGTCTAAAATTAAACAATGCATTCAATAAAATGCTTGGAAAGTATTTCTCATACCATATACAACTTTGGTGGCTGTTTCTAG AGGTGACTGGTGAAAAACTGGAAGTCATATTACAGTTATTTCACTATATTGGATATGCTGGGATTACGTTTCAAGCTGCTATCATTTCAGATATGCTATGCATAGCAACATTTCATTCATACTGTATCTATGTATATGCTGCAAG ACTATTCAACATACAAGTATCAGGACTCATTGCTTTATTGAGGTTATTTGTTGGCCGCAAATACAATCCTCTCCGAGGTGGCATAGATTCCTGTGAATATACCAATCAAGAGCTATTTGTTGGAACAGTTGCGTTTACCATACTGTTGCTTTTGTTGCCAACTACTGTTATGTATTATGCTGTGTTTACACTG ttCCGGCTGCTGTCCTTGGTGCTGCAACATGTCCTTGCCAAATTAATTTACTTGATGCATACGCTGTCAATTTATGTAGTCGCACTGTGGCTTACTAACTCGTCTAAAGTAGCGG GCAATATTCTGTTGGAGGTGGTCAGCAATGAAGATTCTTCACCAATGATACTCAAACTTAAGCTATTTAAAAAATCGATACACGATTTGGTGAAAAGTTTCACACCCCCTGTCGAAGTCCCCAAGCAAATAGAATGgaccaatttattttaa
- the LOC134650999 gene encoding nuclear distribution protein nudE-like 1 has protein sequence MEPPRQSESDTVEYWKKQAKHYEQKAIDMQQELDEYTENSAQLEKELEASLLQVEKQNRDLEHQNQRLKNEIESLKNKLERSQHETNALENEVQSLKIEQDKKAEYIRELEQKNDDLERGQRVVSESVSCIEALLNQAYERNAVLESEVDEIETLKVRLQRATDEARDLKQELKVVEKIPVHRKEDDSTNENALVNGHNTSARAVETETQTGLPSPHKREINGNAMTPSARVSAINIVGDLLRKVGLERFLCRECGMIKCSCDGQPPDLSDAAKSTEISHACDNTDNSIDASIEYRNPKVFIRQSSGPDPITEKHQLKHRSSEEGFSRPGVGENGKLRRSFAVRSREGLENLLSFASIRNGQPRAKPKQTLAR, from the exons ATGGAACCTCCGCGACAATCAGAATCAGATACTGTGGAATACTGGAAGAAACAAGCTAAACACTATGAGCAAAA GGCAATTGATATGCAACAAGAGTTGGACGAGTACACGGAAAATTCAGCACAGTTGGAAAAAGAACTTGAAGCTTCACTCTTACAAGTTGAGAAACAGAACAGAGATCTAGAACATCAAAATCAGCGGCTAAAAAATGAAATAGAATCACTAAAG AATAAATTAGAAAGAAGTCAACATGAAACAAATGCATTGGAAAATGAAGTGCAATCTCTCAAAATAGAGCAGGACAAAAAAGCTGAATACATCAGAGAGTTGGAGCAAAAAAATGATGATTTGGAAAGAGGGCAAAG GGTTGTATCTGAATCAGTGTCTTGCATAGAGGCATTGTTAAATCAGGCATATGAAAGAAATGCTGTTTTAGAAAGTGAAGTTGATGAAATAGAAACACTAAAAGTGAGATTACAACGAGCTACAGATGAAGCTAGAG ATCTGAAGCAGGAACTGAAAGTAGTAGAAAAAATCCCAGTGCACAGAAAGGAAGATGATAGTACAAATGAAAATGCATTGGTCAATGGGCACAACACTTCCGCCAGAGCAGTGGAAACAGAAACCCAAACGGGCTTACCTTCACCACATAAAC gcGAAATCAATGGAAATGCCATGACACCGTCAGCCAGAGTATCCGCTATCAACATTGTGGGTGATTTGCTCCGTAAAGTTGGG CTTGAAAGGTTTCTTTGCCGTGAATGTGGTATGATCAAATGCTCGTGTGACGGTCAACCTCCAGACTTGAGTGATGCCGCCAAGTCAACCGAGATCTCCCATGCCTGCGATAATACCGATAACAGCATAGACGCTTCCATAGAATATAGAAACCCTAAAGTGTTCATTCGACAATCTTCTGGGCCCGATCCAATAACAGAAAAACATCAGTTAAAGCACAGATCCTCAGAGGAAGGATTTTCTAGGCCCGGCGTGGGAGAGAATGGGAAATTGAGACGATCTTTCGCTGTGAGGTCTAGGGAGGGGCTTGAAAACCTGTTGAGCTTCGCCTCTATTCGGAATGGACAGCCGCGAGCCAAGCCAAAGCAGACTTTAGCACGATAA
- the LOC134651009 gene encoding uncharacterized protein LOC134651009, with protein MFPTVETEENIVQIAPQSNTSSPSKHAQRPESSEGSKQHNKESVTMLIKEMVFFAALALTTYGALHNSPSKMSKHPKATKFFSSDSLVIDWHKGQLTNAHATINNVDLSFVMYYAPWDAESQYVRGQFEEAAVVLNDRVHFSAINCWNPGSECRLQHNKIPSWPILIAYTSTSRGVLYKGPRDAHSMVRFLELVMKPLERISTTEDLVQLLSICDAVAVGYTPITDTSRYYNTWYHVAVKIREFDFIGEVCFGVVTSEDLAVDLGVNSVPSARLMLWNDTKEYVLDESENTWNESSLINWVLENFSQPAGRIVPMWRKAFTFERYVDGSPLLILFTPLNPLYEQLPSYSLLREVAMEYYNCKHNETLNWTSELIKLQQVQRLMYQQKDFLKYCENYKFKQPIRKTNPLYRKEVVSHNNKYPWNNNTQQQKNQKGGMFSYLFKGGFDISKVVGSDEKSYLMSTLGLVEECSAPVMPAEKSFYDNYEQCRFTENEKLDNEPLLEEEELRTTMLPFEDDPLSPENLIQDNVQHFCKLMRFANTWGSPVYPQRATTNVSHIHGLACAQNTSLNMLAVDSVRNHHFAEFLGIDITSKKDKTAVVILDSKHESQYLLSEEYSAKSLRDFIHNFTYKSLKRSLRTLVDDADRTHYFGSDGEVAQMGIDEHTVHVLELTTRSFRRLVRKPQMLTIVSVCGGLCGAATTRAALEAARLLAACGVPARAARLDALRHDLPWHYTAVTYPSIFVFSPHSEEGEMRYPPTARVSGSGLLALALRGLRAPQRMRVRLALCARHQSTKEKKTCLRDIREHITTVIGRNLKYWRRTENRELKDALFKRLQFLHRVSLELSLLHTTDLGNYQKELSLLDSLSNLSNHWDIDVSMLRKNDTSSQKLTS; from the exons ATGTTTCCGACGGTAGAAACTGAAGAAAACATTGTTCAAATAGCACCGCAGAGTAACACATCTAGTCCATCCAAACATGCCCAAAGACCAGAAAGTTCTGAAGGGTCCAAACAGCATAATAAAGAATCAGTCACAATGTTGATTAAAGAAATGGTATTTTTCGCCGCTTTAGCGTTAACGACATATGGTGCTCTTCATAATTC GCCTTCTAAGATGTCAAAGCATCCTAAAGCTACAAAGTTCTTCAGTTCGGATTCACTAGTAATAGATTGGCATAAAGGGCAGCTAACTAATGCCCACGCCACTATTAACAATGTTGATTTGTCCTTTGTCATGTACTATGCTCCTTGGGATGCAGAGTCTCAGTATGTTAGAGGACAATTTGAAGAGGCTGCAGTGGTATTAAATGATCGC GTGCACTTCTCAGCTATCAACTGTTGGAATCCGGGGAGCGAATGTAGGCTCCAGCACAACAAAATTCCTTCGTGGCCAATTCTGATTGCTTACACTAGTACTTCACGAGGTGTTCTGTATAAAG GTCCAAGAGATGCTCATAGTATGGTTAGATTCCTGGAATTAGTAATGAAACCTTTAGAAAGGATCTCAACTACTGAAGATCTTGTTCAACTGTTGTCTATCTGTGAT gctGTAGCTGTAGGATATACGCCAATAACTGATACCTCGCGCTACTACAACACTTGGTACCACGTCGCCGTCAAAATACGCGAGTTTGACTTTATTGGCGAAGTCTGCTTCGGTGTTGTGACGTCGGAGGACCTGGCTGTTGATCTCGGAGTCAACAGTGTGCCAAGTGCCAGGCTGATGTTATGGAACGATACAAAG GAATATGTACTAGACGAGAGTGAAAACACATGGAACGAGTCTTCCCTAATCAACTGGGTTTTAGAGAACTTCTCGCAACCCGCCGGGAGAATCGTGCCTATGTGGAGGAAAGCCTTCACCTTCGAGAGATACGTGGACGGCAGCCCGCTACTAATACTCTTTACCCCACTTAATCCCTTATATGAACAACTGCCATCTTATTCGTTG CTAAGGGAAGTAGCAATGGAATATTATAACTGCAAACACAACGAAACTCTGAACTGGACCTCCGAGCTTATAAAACTCCAACAAGTCCAACGCCTCATGTACCAGCAAAAGGACTTCCTCAAATACTGCGAAAACTACAAATTCAAACAGCCTATAAGAAAAACTAATCCCTTATACAGGAAAGAAGTTGTATCTCACAACAATAAGTATCCTTGGAATAACAACACACAACAGCAGAAAAACCAGAAAGGAGGAATGTTCAGCTATTTGTTTAAAGGAGGTTTTGATATATCAAAAGTAGTGGGCAGTGATGAGAAGTCTTACCTTATGTCTACGCTAGGCTTGGTAGAGGAATGTTCGGCGCCCGTGATGCCGGCGGAAAAGAGTTTCTATGATAATTATGAGCAGTGCCGGTTTACGGAAAACGAGAAGCTGGATAATGAACCCTTATTGGAAGAGGAAGA atTGAGAACCACAATGTTGCCGTTCGAAGACGACCCGCTTTCCCCCGAAAACCTCATTCAAGATAACGTTCAACATTTCTGTAAACTCATGAGATTCGCCAACACGTGGGGATCACCGGTGTACCCGCAGCGCGCCACCACCAATGTGTCGCACATACACGGTCTCGCGTGTGCTCAGAACACTAGTCTGAACATGTTGGCGGTTGACAGCGTGAGGAACCATCACTTTGCGGAGTTTCTTGGCATAGACATAACTAGCAAGAAGGATAAAACGGCGGTTGTCATATTGGATAGCAAG CACGAAAGCCAGTACCTGTTGTCAGAAGAATACTCAGCCAAATCCCTAAGAGATTTCATCCACAACTTCACCTACAAGAGCTTGAAGCGTTCGCTCCGCACGTTGGTCGACGACGCGGACCGCACGCATTACTTCGGGTCGGATGGCGAAGTGGCACAGATGGGCATAGACGAGCATACTGTGCATGTGTTGGAGCTTACTACGCGTAGTTTTAGGCGACTTGTGAGGAAACCACAGATG TTAACGATAGTGTCGGTGTGCGGCGGGCTGTGCGGCGCGGCGACGACGCGCGCGGCGCTGGAGGCGGCGCGGCTGCTGGCGGCGTGCGGCGtgccggcgcgggcggcgcggctcGACGCGCTGCGGCACGACCTGCCCTGGCACTACACCGCCGTCACATACCCCTCCATCTTCGTGTTCTCCCCGCACAG CGAGGAAGGTGAGATGCGGTACCCGCCGACGGCGCGCGTGTCTGGTAGCGGGCTGCTGGCGTTAGCGCTGCGTGGCTTGCGTGCGCCGCAGCGCATGCGCGTACGACTTGCACTCTGCGCAAGACATCAG TCGACTAAAGAAAAGAAGACTTGCCTGAGAGATATAAGAGAACACATCACTACAGTTATCGGCAGAAACCTAAAATATTGGCGTAGGACCGAAAACAGAGAGCTCAAAGACGCACTCTTCAAAAGACTACAGTTCCTTCACAGAGTGTCTCTAGAACTGAGCCTCCTTCACACGACTGACCTGGGAAATTACCAAAAGGAATTGTCCTTACTCGACTCACTTAGTAACTTGTCTAATCACTGGGACATTGACGTATCGATGTTAAGAAAAAATGATACATCGTCGCAGAAATTAACTAGTTGA